A genome region from Hymenobacter tibetensis includes the following:
- a CDS encoding transposase: MNYHCSLAVDTAHGVISHVQADLADIRDCVYLPKLVTHLRQRLLAQGVPLQDLVADTNYSTGVNYALLEQQGITPWIPVFGNYKLVVEGFPYDAQADCFTCPAGKFLPFRSYETSLDGGLFKPYRASTRDCRLCPRKAIRAPKTNKRKVTRTAYDPHYRRALARQQSR; the protein is encoded by the coding sequence TTGAACTACCACTGCAGCCTGGCCGTGGACACGGCCCATGGCGTGATCAGCCACGTCCAGGCCGACTTGGCCGATATCCGGGACTGTGTGTACCTGCCTAAACTGGTTACGCACCTGCGCCAGCGCTTGCTCGCCCAGGGCGTGCCCCTGCAAGACCTGGTAGCCGACACCAATTACTCGACCGGGGTGAACTACGCTCTGCTCGAGCAGCAGGGCATCACGCCCTGGATCCCCGTCTTTGGCAACTACAAGCTGGTCGTGGAGGGTTTTCCCTATGATGCCCAAGCAGACTGCTTCACCTGTCCGGCCGGTAAGTTTCTGCCCTTTCGGAGTTACGAGACGAGTCTGGATGGTGGCCTGTTCAAGCCCTACCGCGCCTCCACCCGCGATTGCCGGCTCTGTCCGCGCAAAGCCATCCGTGCCCCTAAAACCAACAAGCGCAAGGTGACACGCACAGCGTATGACCCGCACTACCGCCGGGCGCTGGCCCGCCAGCAGAGCCGATAA
- a CDS encoding TolC family protein, translated as MKVIFYVGLVLAAPGLYAQSGPALAPISPPIALAPLSLAECRALALEHNQRLAAAGRRQRAAEAGHEATKTNRLPKLDFSGTGYYVHGLGNTLNTQGVTAGVGLTQTLYSGGRLRAQTALADVTAQVATAAVQATRQQQLTETDQTYWQTVALRDHVMLAERNRTQLQALVRDVDNKYRAGLAYQADLLRAQVQLRDAEVRLLRTRDDALLIQLVLRQLIGRPAGDSLRLADSVEGEFATVSPADYAARARAQRPDLRRLALANQADSLQLEVARSARWPQINASVNALYLRQKPGFLLPEANNTPAYALVSVNLPLVHWQENRLLESQRRYLTQASRADLAEAHQQVTLEVSRALLRLNQAARRIELQRLTLTQAQENLRLNDNRFRAGLLPLVDLLEAQTLSQRAATELLDAKVEYRVAEAALAQATGEQF; from the coding sequence ATGAAAGTCATATTCTACGTGGGTCTGGTGCTGGCAGCCCCGGGCCTTTACGCCCAATCAGGGCCCGCCCTTGCCCCCATTTCGCCGCCCATTGCCCTGGCCCCGCTTTCCCTGGCCGAGTGCCGGGCATTAGCCCTAGAACACAACCAGCGCCTGGCCGCCGCGGGCCGGCGGCAGCGGGCCGCCGAAGCCGGGCACGAGGCCACAAAAACCAACCGCTTGCCCAAGCTGGATTTCAGTGGCACCGGCTACTATGTGCACGGTTTAGGCAACACCTTGAATACGCAGGGCGTCACGGCAGGCGTAGGCCTCACCCAGACCCTCTACTCGGGCGGACGCCTCCGCGCCCAAACCGCCCTCGCGGACGTAACGGCCCAGGTGGCCACCGCCGCCGTACAAGCCACCCGGCAGCAGCAGCTAACCGAAACCGACCAGACCTACTGGCAAACCGTTGCCCTGCGCGACCACGTAATGCTGGCCGAGCGCAACCGGACCCAGCTGCAAGCTCTGGTGCGGGACGTTGACAACAAATACCGGGCGGGCCTGGCCTACCAAGCCGATTTGCTGCGGGCCCAAGTCCAGCTGCGCGACGCCGAAGTACGGCTGCTGCGCACCCGCGACGACGCGCTTCTCATCCAGTTGGTGCTGCGCCAGCTGATCGGGCGACCGGCCGGCGACTCGTTGCGCCTAGCCGATTCCGTCGAGGGCGAGTTTGCGACGGTTAGCCCCGCCGACTACGCGGCCCGGGCCCGGGCGCAGCGGCCGGACCTGCGCCGACTCGCCCTCGCCAACCAGGCAGATTCCCTGCAACTGGAGGTGGCCCGCAGTGCCCGATGGCCGCAAATCAACGCCAGCGTTAACGCCTTGTACCTGCGGCAGAAGCCCGGTTTTCTGCTGCCCGAAGCCAACAATACGCCCGCCTACGCCTTGGTCAGCGTGAATCTGCCGCTGGTGCACTGGCAGGAAAACCGGCTGCTGGAAAGCCAGCGGCGCTACCTAACCCAGGCCAGCCGGGCCGACCTGGCGGAAGCCCACCAGCAGGTAACGCTGGAAGTGAGCCGCGCCCTGTTGCGCCTCAACCAGGCGGCCCGGCGCATCGAGTTGCAGCGCCTCACGCTGACGCAGGCTCAGGAAAATCTGCGCCTCAACGACAACCGCTTCCGCGCCGGCCTGCTCCCGCTCGTTGATTTACTGGAAGCCCAAACCCTAAGTCAGCGTGCCGCCACCGAGTTGCTTGATGCGAAAGTGGAATACCGCGTTGCCGAGGCGGCCTTGGCGCAAGCAACAGGGGAGCAATTCTAG
- a CDS encoding transposase — MRLVCQSTVEPVFGSLLQHYGLRQVNTRSRASAHKTMLLAAMAYNLRKASHISVPTAGRSRRRPAQAPGTASNWFFQP, encoded by the coding sequence ATGCGGCTTGTGTGCCAAAGCACGGTGGAGCCCGTCTTTGGTAGCTTGCTCCAGCACTACGGCCTGCGCCAGGTCAACACGCGCAGCCGGGCTAGTGCCCACAAGACGATGTTGCTGGCCGCGATGGCCTACAATCTAAGAAAAGCTTCTCACATATCGGTCCCAACAGCGGGTAGGTCTCGCCGTCGTCCTGCCCAGGCCCCCGGCACCGCCTCCAACTGGTTTTTCCAGCCCTGA
- a CDS encoding ArsR/SmtB family transcription factor, with translation MDTKSLVKLAKSLSDPTRLRLLQEIAKGDITVCADLFQYVPISQPSMSQHLKALCEAGLLESHKEGRNMCMSINAEKLKELEDFLQLLKPAVTPR, from the coding sequence ATGGATACCAAGTCCCTCGTCAAGTTAGCTAAGTCGCTGAGCGACCCTACTCGTCTTCGCTTGTTGCAGGAGATTGCCAAAGGAGATATCACGGTGTGTGCCGACTTATTTCAGTACGTGCCTATCAGCCAGCCCTCCATGTCGCAGCATCTAAAAGCCCTCTGCGAGGCGGGTTTACTGGAATCGCACAAGGAAGGCCGGAACATGTGTATGTCCATTAATGCTGAAAAGCTAAAGGAGCTGGAAGATTTCCTGCAACTGCTTAAACCGGCAGTAACTCCACGTTAA
- a CDS encoding TetR/AcrR family transcriptional regulator: MGVAERKLREKKQREEAILAAAKQVFQQKGLVAATMDDIAAVAELAKGTLYRHYRSKEDIMLLINERALQEMHGQFVQVTAAAATGLEKILRLTQAYYAFCLAHPAYFDFIAFFESPFPSTNVATLYATNTAIRELVMHLLEQGMQDGSIRTDLKAELLTNIMWASSYGIMQLIVSRGGHLTENQEINLDELFATYLTTLTAGLRP, translated from the coding sequence ATGGGAGTAGCAGAGCGAAAACTGCGCGAGAAAAAGCAGCGGGAAGAGGCCATTCTAGCGGCAGCCAAGCAAGTGTTCCAACAAAAAGGCTTGGTCGCGGCGACGATGGATGATATTGCCGCCGTGGCCGAGTTGGCGAAGGGCACCCTCTACCGGCACTACCGCAGCAAAGAGGATATCATGCTCCTTATCAATGAGCGGGCGTTACAGGAAATGCACGGGCAATTTGTGCAGGTAACGGCAGCAGCCGCCACGGGGCTGGAAAAGATTTTGCGCTTGACGCAGGCGTACTACGCATTTTGCCTGGCTCACCCCGCCTACTTCGACTTCATCGCCTTCTTTGAATCCCCCTTTCCTAGTACGAACGTAGCAACGTTGTATGCCACCAACACGGCTATTCGGGAGTTGGTCATGCACCTCTTAGAGCAAGGCATGCAGGACGGATCTATCCGGACGGATCTTAAAGCCGAGCTGCTGACCAATATCATGTGGGCGAGCAGTTACGGGATTATGCAGCTCATCGTGAGCCGCGGCGGACACTTAACCGAAAACCAGGAAATCAACCTCGATGAGCTCTTCGCGACCTACCTGACGACCTTGACCGCGGGGCTTCGGCCTTGA
- a CDS encoding DUF892 family protein, translated as MESQALKELIKQGLAADKAGSKIGAESTADIQNNASHPDLLALLDKGNTTSKEWAQRIDRAITEVGGVAERPNEVLEAHYRVSKEISSEAQTDEVRDLGIIASGQLALHYWIASFGTLKAYAEAVGLSQTAREMQASVEEAKQLDEEFTALAQKMLAVK; from the coding sequence ATGGAATCCCAAGCCCTCAAAGAACTAATTAAACAAGGATTGGCCGCCGATAAAGCCGGCAGCAAAATAGGCGCTGAGTCCACCGCCGACATTCAGAACAATGCCAGCCACCCCGACTTATTGGCGCTGCTCGACAAAGGCAATACCACGTCGAAAGAATGGGCGCAGCGTATTGACCGGGCCATAACCGAAGTAGGGGGCGTCGCCGAACGGCCCAACGAAGTGCTGGAAGCCCACTACCGGGTAAGCAAAGAAATCAGCAGCGAGGCGCAGACGGACGAGGTGCGCGACCTGGGAATCATTGCCAGCGGCCAACTGGCCCTGCATTATTGGATTGCTTCTTTCGGCACCCTCAAAGCCTACGCGGAGGCCGTCGGCCTCTCCCAAACGGCCCGGGAGATGCAGGCCTCGGTTGAAGAAGCAAAGCAACTGGATGAGGAATTCACGGCGCTGGCGCAAAAAATGCTGGCGGTAAAGTAG